TGCTTGGTTCACTTATTGACAGGACAGTTCATGCACAAGTTTACTTTAAAACATTGTGCTACAAAACAAGGGGTAGGACATTCAAACCTGCACAGGACTCGCATATTAAAAACAATCAGTAACACCAGTAAGACATAGTTACATGTACACAATGTTTACAAGGAGTTAGAGTAAATAAAAATTGTTCACAACCTTATATTATATACCTTAGTTGGTACAAATATCCCAGACAGTAATGgtaaaatataacataaaaatCCATTGTCTTTTTACCCTTGGGTGTAGTTAATCCCGAATTTCGCTGGTGCTGCATTGCCCCAAAAGGTGTGTGTAATTTACTCTATGTACTAAATTTTAGAAGGTTTGACTcttgactgtttataaagatggtcaacacgtctccacttcatccaactatccagaaatgaagccaaattatcCATCAGCCATCTTGTGGATGCAGATGAGTCAAAGTTCAAGCAAAGGTACAGAATCAAAAGAGCAGGGtctaaatcaaataaattcaaatattCAATTAATTCAATATTCCTTCAAATTATCGATTCAGAATCATAACAGTTCaccctttttttatataatcaaactaactaattacaaccaaacgtaaataaaatgaaaataaacacttgaacaaacattagTGTGATAATATCTGCCTAAGATGACAGAagccatctttgagaaatattCGTTTCACATGTACTTTTGACTtttaaggaggaggaggatttatgACCTTACCGCACCAGCCACAAAGGGGCAGTCGCGgcgctttggcttcacctttggggagcagtcatgtcatctATCTTCTACACAGGGTCTGAATAGAGCTGCGTAGTGTGACGCACAGTTCAAATATCTCAtaaaaggagaggaaggacaTGAGAAAGAGTTGTGAGTCAGGGGTTATTGAAATAACACTTAACTGATCATAATCAATACAAAGagaggtgaaaaaaaattaaaggaacaaaGGAAAAACTGAGTGGAGAAACAGGATGACCGGGTCCTCATCCAGAGAGAGATGACAAAGTTTGAAATGGCCTTCACAGTCACAACATCTGCACTTGAACTGATCTGAAAGAAAAACCCATGGGAGATTTTAGACAGAGTTTAGGTGGTGATCTCCAAATCCATCATTAAAACACTACATATAAGAATATATTTAGGAAGAATGGTGTTCCATCACCTCCAGCTCAAGGACGAGGCCCAGTGAGGTTGTTCTGCGGCAAAATACGTCACCATGACTATGTGCTTTTTTGCCGTTTAATTTGTCACCGAGGAGGACACTTCACATTTTAACTGACAGCTGACAACCGTGCCTTGAATATTAaacttgaaaaagaaaagtgagaaaCATCCAGTCCTCGCAaacaaggagagaaaaagagcttttaaatgtattttatttgattattttctattcaaattcaactttatttCCACCGTTTGGGGCCTGTGAAATAAAAGCCGTGGTATACAAATGCTAATATTTCAAAAAGCCGATTTTGCCAGACCATTTGGGCAATGAGAAGCAGGTGGAGTACAGAGGAAGGTTGAGAGGTGTGCACGAatgcacacgcatgcacacgcacacacaaacacacacactactttGTTCCCTCGTATAGAACGTGGAGCCATCAAAACCACTCTGATTCTGAAttagctgtgattggctgtcatTGCGGTGCGTCCCACACAGCTGAGACCACTCAAAaccaagcaaacacacacacacacgcactcgcactcgcacacacactcacacacacacacacacacacacacacacacacacacacacacacacacacacacacacacacacacacacacacacacacacacacacacacacacacacacacacacacacacacacacacacatatgcatgcatgcatgcatgcatacacacacacagacaaacacatacacacttttatGGTCTGGGCATCATGTTTCACTAAACTGCTGAGTTCTCTCGGCTGTAAGGGCTGTTTTAAGAGCTGTGGTTGAGTATAAATgttcatgcgtgtgtgtgtctgcgtgtgtgtgtgtgttcatgtctgtCGATATGACTGCAAATAATAATACACTGAATGTATGCAATTTATCCACATTGTGAATGGAGAGGGAGAATAGATGTGTTGGCCTGGCTCTTGCTCTGgatatttgtgatattttgaGTGTCGACTCTCGACTAAAACGGCAACTGATacttttgacatttaaaataagaaaatgtacaAAAGCATGATacatacacagtatatatattttaaaacaatgctTTGTGTCCTCTGCACCACAGCCCGAGTGCTTTTATTCTATTCTTGGCACCACTGCCATCTCTGCCATGCTATTCACAATTGTTTCAGTATCAAATAGAGTGTGACCCATTTGAAAATAAGTCCACATGAGTGTGAGAAAGTCCTGGTATTTGCATAAATAAACAGCATCTGCATGTCAGTGGTGTACAGATTATTATCtcaaaaaaactactttttgACTTAGCCTGAAACAGAAAATCAATGGTTGCATGTAAGAGTCAAAGCACTTGTTATACAATTCTGTCTCATCTATTTAATTAAGAAATGACACAGGCCCAGATGTCACTCTGACACCACAAGCATGCACGCCAAGAAAAACGTCCCAAAAAAGCTTGCGTAGCTCCATTTTGGTTGGAAGTCCGTCCATCGAGCTTCTACTCTGCATGTGAACGTCTCTCCGTAGGTATCTCCTCCTTCTTAAATCTTAAATCGGTGGGAGCAGCAAAAATAAGCTAAAGACAGAAGTGGGTGGAggtggaagagaaagaaagaaattcgATTAAATTCATACCAACGCTGGATTCCTTTTATAGAGGCGTTGGGATCAGGTTTCTCTGCAAACAGTGGCACATTTCTCCCAAAAGTGTGTGGTTAAGAAGGGAAAGAAGGATTCTTGCAAAAAgagatgtgtatatatatatatatatatatatatgtgtgtgtgtgtgtgtacaggaacACTCACATAAATGGGTGTGCAagttatgtgtatgtgtatataaatatatgtgtttgtgtattttggaTGCTCTAATTCCCTTTCACCACGTCGAGGCTTACATGTCAATTGTTTATTGATGATACAGGACTACCCTCTAGTGGTTATATGCAAAACTGCACTCGTAGGTAGACTTGCACATGTTGTCCATTCAAAGTTTGGCAGCAGAATCACTTGCGGCCCCCCACGAAATAAGCCCACGTGTTCCCCTAGGTGTCTGGTGAATTTACCCTTTCTTATTGTAAATACACATCTGTTTGCAGCAAAACTTCCTTAGAACTAAAATAAGTTAATTTAAACAcctgcttttaaagaaatgaaattCCTCCTCACTAACGCCTCGAACATCGACCACAAGCAGATGATACAATTTACAAGGTTGGAAAAGCGCCCGTTTATTCTAGTTTCTAAGGGGTTAAATAGTTCAGCTTTTACAGTTGCTGTAAGAAAACTGTTACACAGGACTGCGTTTTTGAGCAAACAGCGTCTCGTAACATCTTGGCTCAGCTCTTCAGGCTGTTCCACCCCTGAGAACCCGAGTTAATTCGAGTCTAATGTCAACATATTAACCGTGTACTGCATATCACATAACTGAGGcagtaatgaaaacaaagcGGAATCCCCACGGTGACAGAAAGCATTATTCCATCAAAGTCCTGGGAAAATGTCAGGGAATGTGGGAACGTTTGCTTATTTTACTAGTGTCAGTAACACTACTTATTACTTAATGCTATGGCTTACGTACATATAATCAGCAGATAGAATATGGAGCATGGGAATACACTGCAGGCCTCACTTAGCATCAGTGAACCCTGGAATGGACAGGATGTCAAGTCATAAGAAATAGTAGTTATTGGATGTAACTCCAGCACCATGAGTGTGAGCGAAGGCCTCCAACGGAATTTGTTATTGGTTGACCGACACATCTTTACTCTAACTGTCCAATCAGGGGGTAGTGGCCCCAAACTGTAAGACCCCAGCATATGATGTTCACCTCTTGTTGATACCCAGCAAATAGCATAAAAAAGGGGTTTATAATACAGCCTAAAAGATTATATGTAACTTTTGATAGGAGACAGTGATTAAGTCCATATTCAATAAGGTAACTAGATATGATCTTAAAGTATTCACAGTGTTAACATGATTACAGTGATCTCGATTTCACCGTATCAAACTAGTATTTTAACGTATAAAGTTTGTTTGAATTAGTTTGAATTACAATATGTTTGGAACTTGCTACTTAATAGTGAGACTGGATACGTGTGGACGGAagtgtattgcattcacttgagaaaAGAATCTGCTCTGTTCTACTGTATTCAGGAGATTATTGACTCAGAATTAAGTCAATAACCCTCCAACCAGCCTTTGGACCACATCTCTTGATTTACACACGGATTGAAAAGCCAAATAGAAAATGCCTGGTGGAAAATTATAAAGATGTcgtttaaaatgtgaaatgtcgATCAGTAAAGTGAGTTTCATTTTAGATGTTTCCCTTTTCTTATTTCCATTTCTATTTCATCTGTACAATTTCATCTTTCAGTTTGACAATTTCAAATTTTACCTAATTGAATATTTCACTTTACTTTTTCGAACAATGTCTTCACATATTGAATTAGCTTTTTCAATTTCCTTTTTACCTTTATTCATGACCCGAGTAAACTGTTGTTTGCTGTGcagtaaaataataatcttttaatgtttttctttttttttaattgtctatTTGAACTTTTTAAAAGATCTTCCTTGTCCTTCAACTGGAACAGAAGTTCCCAATGAAAAGCAGCACAATCAATCTCACACCAGTAGAGGGCGCAGTTTGCCTACACACAGGGACTATTCACATAGCACTCGAATTCACAGCATCAATCCTCACACTGCTTTGTACTACATGGATCATTTCAccaatattttcaatattttcctcTTAGTTGACTTTACTgtgaaaatttaaaaatgtgtcaacCATAACCAAATCAGGCTGTTCATGGGCTAcattatgtttctgttttgtttttgctaaaTAAAATAGATATCAAAAAGTTTAAAGTAGATATTAAAAGTACTTGGAGAATATGTAGAAAtggattacatttatttttttatatatatatatatatatactattcATTCAGAAACACTGAGGTATTTTTTCTTGCTAAACCAGTCTCTGGTTCTAAAAATACTTGTAGAATTGTGAAGAATGTGAAGTTCCTGAACCAGGAAGCAGGTGAGTATAAAAGACACCTACCTGCCAGGTGTCTCGGGACATTGTGTTTGACTTGCAAAGAGAATGCAGCTATCAAGTTTCCTTTGTCGTCTTCGAGATGGAGTACGTGCCGCAACGACGATTAAACAATTGGTTAAAATCCTCACCCTCTTTGGTTTCCTCAGTGCGTCGTACTTTGGAGCGGTGCTGCTGTACAAAGAGACCGGCACGTCCAACCCCCAGGCCCGGCTTCAGTACAGGGGGTCCACTGGGACCGACAAGCTGGGGACACAGGCAGGTGTTCAACAGGTGCAGCGGAACATGTTGCCCCAAGAACCGAGTGTCCCCccggagaaggaggaggggaccACGCCGTTGAACAGGACCCGGCCGTGCCCCGATGACCCCCCGAATCTCGTCGGTCCCCTCAAGGTGGACTTCAGTCTCAAGCTGACTCTGGATGAAGTGAGGCGGAAGGTGAGCCCCTCTCTGCGGGAGGGAGGCCGTTCCCAGCCCCCGGACTGTGTCTCCAAACACAGGGTAGGTGAAGAcatatgggtggatgacatgacgcatgatttttctgtaattaagtgtgaatgtttatttagatgcatttaaccacttaaacaacacatggatgtgatgcatattatggtactatgttttaaacttatgattttgtatgaaatatctgttatgttttgattatattttaaggtgaatacgcaaaatgtcctgcggtgtgaccgtaacataggtgaagcattaaacttacatattaataaaataaactagaaatatctggagcaggtaataactgccttggcattatattgtatacaatgacaaaaataactttcgtaacacaaatgctgtcctgtggcgtgacatggaaaatcacatttttgaaacggcagttacatggacaactatagcCCTTAGTTTATTCcaagccccccagatgttggaatgtactgtgtatattgaaaggtgactgttaacctctgattaatttcataaatttcactctttctgtcagacaatgaatgtgtgatttttttgagagtcctgtagtgtgacggctgtagtgtaaaaaaaaaaaaaattcaattttttttttttttaaatttaattaaacatattaaggttaaactgagttattattcagttagcataatagctaaggtcagtcttgtatagcaatgactcacAAGGATGAAactgtcctgcggtgtgacggccagtcacaccacaatgaaattttacaaaaaatccacggaacactagcagtttaaaaaaattcagcatttgaacattataattgcatacaactgtaatcctcattggaactttattaaaaaaatactgtttcacccttatgTCAACTACCCATATTCCATATTCTGGAGGAGTAGTTCTACGAACAGTTGTCAAAACTAAGGTGATCGCTTTTtgattttatgtttatttgtgaaATCACTCATCTGCGATCGTCATGAGCAAATCAGCAGTGGATGTCATGTCACGAGAACAGTGTTTCTAAAGAAGGAAATCACATAGAAAACTTTTGTGCTCGATAACTTCtaacctctacacacacacacacagacagataactagatttagatttagtttttcattcAAAACTGTGAAGTTAAATTGGGTGTGTCACGTCAGGTTTATgttgaatgtatttattttatttgtattagcTGTCCCAggttggataaaaaaaaactgactaacCAAAACTCGCAGAAAAAAAATTTGTGCTTTGATTCTTACTACCTACAAAATAACTTCTGCAATTTACTGCTATATGACATATTTCTATAATACTTTATACTTTGTATAATAAGTTGTATACATTTTGTGGATAGGGCGCATCCATCCACATTCTTTGCCCTGCTAACTAAGTTATTTCCTGTGTGTAGGTTGCCGTTATCATTCCATTCCGAAACCGACACGAGCACCTGGTTTACTGGCTCTACTACCTCCATCCTATCTTGCTGAGGCAGCAGTTGGATTATGGCGTGTATGTCATCAACCAGGATGGGGAAGGAGTGTTTAACCGGGCTAAACTGATGAATGTGGGCTATGTGGAAGCCCTTAAGGAATACGATTATAATTGCTTCGTCTTCTCGGACATAGACCTGGTTCCCATGAACGACCACAACCTTTACAGGTGTTTCGACAATCCCAGACACCTGGCTGTGGCGATGGACAAATTTAATTTCCAGCTACCGTACAACACCTTCTTTGGTGGGGTTTCCTCGCTGTCTAAAGACCAGTACGTAAAGATCAACGGCTTCCCGAACACTTACTGGGGCTGGGGCGGCGAGGACGACGATATCCACGGGCGGGTCGGCATTCGCGGGAT
The genomic region above belongs to Limanda limanda chromosome 20, fLimLim1.1, whole genome shotgun sequence and contains:
- the LOC133026808 gene encoding beta-1,4-galactosyltransferase 1-like, whose translation is MQLSSFLCRLRDGVRAATTIKQLVKILTLFGFLSASYFGAVLLYKETGTSNPQARLQYRGSTGTDKLGTQAGVQQVQRNMLPQEPSVPPEKEEGTTPLNRTRPCPDDPPNLVGPLKVDFSLKLTLDEVRRKVSPSLREGGRSQPPDCVSKHRVAVIIPFRNRHEHLVYWLYYLHPILLRQQLDYGVYVINQDGEGVFNRAKLMNVGYVEALKEYDYNCFVFSDIDLVPMNDHNLYRCFDNPRHLAVAMDKFNFQLPYNTFFGGVSSLSKDQYVKINGFPNTYWGWGGEDDDIHGRVGIRGMKISRPDLQTGKYMMVKHNRDLHNEANPGNPGKLRHIWGTIDTDGLNSLNYTVKEIVKDIMYTYITVDIQAPPS